The DNA segment TCCAGTAGTTAAGCCTCTGCATGTATTCAGAAAGACACAGAGTCATTCTTTCCTTGAGGGAGTCAAAAGAAAGAGATTTGCTGCCATTTTGCCATCATGTTTGAACATCTTTTTTGTCATATAATACAAATTTTAATTATGTAaggtgtgaaaaaacaaaaaatatcccAGTTAAAGGACTGTCACTTTGTAGGAGGACACCAATCTCGATTACCAACCAACGAGGCAAAATTGTTTACAGCTCCAGATGCACAGCCTTTCAGGGCCCCTGAAGCTCTAATGTATATGTGCATATGACTAAGACCCAgataaattaaatgaaatcaaatgacCTTCAAACTATATTCCACAGAAGACGGGACAAAAGGGGTTCAATAGCTTATTTTTAATCAGTGCCTTGTGGTTAAACTGAACAGATGTGGGGGTTTCAATTCAATGACTTCAAATAATAGTAAAAAGAATTCTAAACACTAAACAGAAGTAATTCCAGCTTATAAACAGTCCATTATGTGTGACTTAGCCTCTAGATTCACCATGATTTTTTTAGCTATTAAAGTTGCCCTTTGTCTGTTTACTTCTAAAGTGCTTCTTATCGACATACAACACAGCTGGATCTATGAAAGGTGCTGCGCGGGCACTTTGTTCATCTTTTTAGTGGATGCTGTTCTGTTACTGAAAGAACCTCCATCGGGAGGCCAGTTTATGTAACTGAGAATTATCTAACAATTAAATGGAATGACTGGCTCTCTGGGGCCTTTCCATGTCTCACCAAAGCAAATGTAAGCGATGTTCTttgttgataaaaaaaaaaaaaaaaagagtagatAACTGACAAGACCTTGGAACTTGAAGCCCTCCAGATGGACCCACAAGCACAGGTCCTCGTTGTCGCATTCGCAGCTCCACGGGTTCCCGCTGAGCCCCACTGAGCGCAGGGCGGGCAGCGCGATCAGGGAGGTGATGTTGAAGACCGTCAGGTTGTTTCGGCTCACATCGAGTACCTGAAGGGCCGCGTTCTCCCCAAAAGCGTCCGGGTGAATTTCGGAGAGCCCCGGGTTGTCCGTCATCCTCAGCATCACCAAGCTCGCCAAGGGGCCGAACGTCCTGTCCTCGATCCGGGTCAGAGTGTTGAAGGAGAGGTCCAAGTAGGCCAGCTTGCGTAGATTCCCAAAAGTGGACTCTGAGATCTCCGTCAGAGAGTTGTTGCTGCAGTCCAGGTACACCAGGTCGGAGAGGTAGTTGAGCGCGAGAGGCGGCAGCTCCGCGATACGGTTGTTGGAGATGATGAGCTGCCGCGTGGCCAGCGGAAGGTTGACCGGGAAGGCGGTCAGGTGCTGCCCAGCGCACTGGACCACAAGCTGGTCATCACACACGCACCTGTCCGGGCAGCCAGTGGAGATTACCGGGGATGAGAGGACCGCTGTCGTGAGGAGGAGCAGAACTAGAAGCCGCAGGGGTTGCGCGCTTGGCTGCGGGGCAAGACGCATGACACCGCCGAGGGCTTCATCAACCCTGTTTGGACAGAGTCGGTCGCAGTGACATTCTTCATTGATACATCCTCACCGTGCGAGCCGCTTGTCCCAAGAAACGATCTCCGCCGAGGTCAAGTCCAAACGTGCCCGTGGCAACCTCTCGCGCGTAATGTCTCAGTTCATCCTGTCTGTTGGTTCTGAATCCGACGCGCATCCGCTGTGCTGGACTTGACGGCCGGCTGCCTTGGTGCTGTTTCGAATGTCATGAATTTATTGAGTGTATTCTGCTGACAGCTGTTCGCACgtcgtaaaaaaaaaacccgacGTCCTTTGATGCGGCGCTGCTGCTCGCAGTCAGTTGTTCCGTTACATGTTTGCCATCCTCTCGCTTTCCGAAACTGAATCCAAATAAAGGGGGCGCACTGAAAGGGGGGGAGGGCTGCGGAGTGATCTCACGCTTGGGAGTGAGCTGGAGCGTGGAGAGTGGAAGGGTCTGGGCAGTGGAGGTAATGTAAGGCTGACATTAAATATTAAAGCCCGCGCACAGTTGACACCTAGTGTAAGGTGACCTGTGATCCTTCAGCTGCCGGCACGGGCGCAGTGATTACATCTTCACACGCTACTGGAGGGTCTGTGGGTAAAAGCTGCGTGGATGTAAGAATGTGTATGTAAAgatctgtttgtgatgatggCATGCACACTTTTCATCAGCCTGTCTCAGGTGTAGGATCAGGTGCACCTGGATGTGCATCTCGCGGGTTTTCGCTGTATGTGGGGTGGGCTGGCTGCCTCTGTGACTGACTGTCACAGAGGCAGCCAGCCCACCCACTTGAAACTTTCCCTGATGTATACAGCCAGCAGATGATGGGCTTAGATGAGATGGTACTAGGTGGTCTCAGGCTGCAgttgtttttcctcctctctccagTCTCAGTGTGAGCCCTGTCTCTATTCTTGGTTCTCTGTGTAGGTGTTGAAGTGCTGAATCAGACTCGGcatgatggaggaggaggaggaggacagatGTGCCGCTGACAGTCCGTGAAAGGAGCTACCCCGAGCCGACAGCCAGCAACCTGCTGAACGCTGACCGCTCGCGCACGTCAACAAAACCAGGTGGAAGCCTTTTACCCCGTGTTGGTGTGTCAGAGCAGTGGGCCTGTGTATAACCTAATGCTTTTTTCACGCTTGCGATCCATGTGGACTGAACTTAATCCACACAGCTGTTTTGCGTCAAGGATATTTAGTGACTTTATGGGGACATCTAGTGACGAAAACTTGGTAATGTTACACAGAGACAGCAACCATGTTTTGGTCTTTGTGTAACTAGTTTTATAGGTGCAGTTTGAAGCTATTGCacagagatttttttaataGATGTCTAAATTTATCCGCTCTCTATTTATGATCATACAGGAAGCAAAACTGTATAAACCGAACATAAGCCATAACTCAGCAAGTTCAGTCCAGCATTGTGCAAAGCCAGAGCTGATTTTTTGACAAAATCCCTAAATTTCCAAATATAGATTTTGGGGAATGTGCATACCATGACAAATGAGAAATATGAGGGAATGCTGCAGACATAGAAACTTAAAACCTGGAGGCTTAAATATCTATCTAGATGTGATATTTACAGAAAGGGTAGAAGAAGATACTTTTAAAACATTAAGAACattgagaattttttttttttttttaaattatctaaTCATCTCATATATACTTTGAGGAACCATTATTTTGAAAGCGCATAGCAGGACCAGTTCTTGTTTGATTGGCAAGCAGACTTCAAAATACAGGCTTTGCATTATTCCTGACAAAGTATAATCTCTGCTATTTGTTTTCCTGGAATCTCCAGCAGGTACAGTCATGCACAGTGCACGTCTGTCTTACTCTCTGTTTTCCCTAAAATATTCATCATTATATTTAACCGTCTAGAATGGCATGGCAGAAAAATGCTAAACACTGGAAGAAAGAGCTGCAGCCGAAAGGTGTTTTTGTAATCCTTTAAATCTGGTGTTGTAAGAAGAATCCCCCTATTTATCTTAGTTAATCTGCAGATATACAACTTTCTTCCGTTATAACAGCTGGTGTGAAGGTTATGCTACTTTGAGTGTTCCTGTATTACAGGtcacacaaagtaaaaaaagaaaaaagaaatatattcaCAAAAGCATCCAATCACTGTTAAACTGGCGACACATCCTCACATCAGTATCTACAAGGATTTTACAAATTCAGGGACTTCCCAAATACAAGGGTCTGAGCTTTTCTTTTCACAGTTTGCGTGCCCCTCATGGTCAGATTATCTGCCATCACGGGCTGAGCTTCCACTGCCATCCTAATGATACACAGCTGTATCTCAGCACAGAAACCCTCTAGTCAGTTCATTTCTCTGGATGACATCTAAATCTAGATGTAATCCAGCTTCATCATATTGAAAAACAATACAACTGAACTCTTGTGTCGAGTCACTACTCCTGAAAGTGGCTGACCTTCACCTTAACATGGGTAAAGGTCATTAATTTTCAGAGGTTCTCAATCTGGGTGCCATCCTGGACCCCAGCCTCTAATTCTCATCATATATCAGATTCATCTCTAGAAGTTCTTTCTACCACCTAAAGAACATCTCTAGAGTCTGACCTTATCTCTCAGAGTCCTCAGCTGAAACCCTCATCCATGCCTTCATCACCTCCTGCCTGGATTATTGCAGTGATATCCCGTTTGGTCTACCAGACAAAGCTCTGTACAAGTTCAGAACTCACAGTTCTTACCTGCAACAAGTCCTGGCAATACATCACCCCCACCTAACCTACAAACCTACAAATCGCCACATGCTCTTTCTCTCCTGTACTTATTCAATCTTCTCCTCCCTCCCCTACACCCCACACTGCATTCCCCAGTTAAAGGCTTACTCGCCATCCCCCTCACCAGGCTGGGGTCTTTTAAAGGACAGAGCCTTCAGTGCTGCAGCCCCCCACTCTCTGGAATATGCTCTCCTCTAAAACACCCTGTCTTTGAAAATTTTCAAAAAGCAGTCGAAAATTTACTTATTCACAGAGGcctttgacctttgacttttttgtgtaaaggtgctatataaactATTAAATGTCACTGAACCAATGACACCTCTAACAGTGGTGTGCATACCTCAACTTGACCTGATATTTGATACAAGAAACCTTGGCATGTCAGATCCCTGTTCCCCTCACCACAGGGCACATAATGTGGCTGCACTCCAGCCAAGAAAGTCTGTGCTCTGCATCAGTTGTTGTGAGCTGGCTCGCTGACATGGCTAATATAAGTCACTTCAAAAGAATGGGGCCATCATTAATGACACTGGGCTCCCACCTTTGTCTGGTATGCCAAGTCAGAAAGGGATTAATTCTGCAGTAAACACTGTCACATAAATCGTCTCCGGGTAgtgcaaactctgtttttcaAGAGGAGCGGACTACCCTTATGCTATcaaattatgttttgttttgtttttttaatttcaaatgggcttttttcttttctaagaTTATGTCCTTTAAAGGAAATCAGTGCTTTTCCTGAGCAGTTAGGCTCAACTTTATGCCAAATGTTTTTGGCTTGCggacaataacaataaaaagaaaagtgaaaaaagaaaaacaatgactaacaaaataataataatattaataagtaAAAAATTCCAGCTTGCATACACAATCAGTAAATTACCATCATCCAATCATCCAAGGTCAGTTGGAGCACATTCACTTTCAATACTTCAAGGATACTTTTACTTAAGTAGAAAGATCGTGTTGTTACTTATTAAAAAAGCCCCAAAGTATTGTTTTTGACGCTTTGCAAATCACAGCAATCTATTTTAACTTCTGGTTACACATCCTCATTTCCGGCATCTCCTCCCCGTGTTGTCctttgttcctccttgcacCGCCCACTCAAAAAATCATGAACACCCCTacttccaaaaaataaaaaataaaaacaaaaacgtacAACTTTAGTAACACCGAAGGTGAAGTTAACTGCAAGTTACTGGTAGCACAGTCTATCCACGCTGGTCAGTCCTGTTGGGGAGCAGCTTTGCACGTAAGATAGGCGGAACTAATCAGGAAATGTGGAGCAGTGCTATGATAAGATAACTTGGATCTCTCCCTGACATTTAACACATAAACGCGCACGTATATAATGAGTCGGTGTTAGTATTTGCATACAGGGCTGTGGCCAATGTGAAGCCTGTGTGGCGTGAGGAGTCTTTACTTCCGCAAGGATGtgcttataaaaaa comes from the Oreochromis aureus strain Israel breed Guangdong linkage group 18, ZZ_aureus, whole genome shotgun sequence genome and includes:
- the LOC116331981 gene encoding leucine-rich repeat-containing protein 52-like, translating into MRLAPQPSAQPLRLLVLLLLTTAVLSSPVISTGCPDRCVCDDQLVVQCAGQHLTAFPVNLPLATRQLIISNNRIAELPPLALNYLSDLVYLDCSNNSLTEISESTFGNLRKLAYLDLSFNTLTRIEDRTFGPLASLVMLRMTDNPGLSEIHPDAFGENAALQVLDVSRNNLTVFNITSLIALPALRSVGLSGNPWSCECDNEDLCLWVHLEGFKFQDEGQTVCGSPADTQGRRLGEVGIQLRTLCHQTLGSWDYLFFVVIGFVIFAAGTVSAWVMGVIMVLYERYIKKKDEQLEMDDEEESIETGRAASTRSGHDNGNLKTSHTV